The following proteins are co-located in the Cyanobacterium stanieri LEGE 03274 genome:
- a CDS encoding argininosuccinate synthase, with product MSRAEKVVLAYSGGVDTSVCIPYLKKEWGVKEVITLAADLGQGEELGPIQTKALKCGAVESLVADATEEFVSNYAFPAIKANALYENRYPLSTALARPLIAKLLVEAAQKYGADAVAHGCTGKGNDQVRFDLGITALNPNIKILAPAREWGMSREDAIAYGEQFGIEAPVKKSSPYSIDRNLLGRSIEAGPLEDPMTEPPEEIYAMTKSVLEAPDEAEYLEITFEQGTPIAVNGVALSPVALVTKINEVAGNHGVGRIDMIENRVVGIKSREIYEAPALLVLIKAHEDLESLTLTSDVTHYKRAHIDETYSRMIYEGLWYSPLKNALDAFIEETQKRVSGTVRIKFFKGSATIVGRKSQYSLYDSDLSTYGEEDQFDHKAAEGFIYVWGLSTRVWAEKTRSIES from the coding sequence ATGAGTCGTGCCGAGAAAGTCGTTTTAGCCTATTCAGGGGGAGTTGATACCTCCGTATGTATTCCTTACTTAAAAAAAGAATGGGGTGTAAAAGAAGTAATCACCCTAGCGGCGGATTTAGGACAGGGAGAAGAATTAGGTCCTATTCAAACCAAGGCTCTTAAGTGTGGTGCGGTAGAATCATTGGTGGCCGATGCTACAGAAGAATTTGTAAGTAACTATGCTTTTCCCGCCATTAAAGCTAATGCTTTATACGAAAACCGTTATCCTCTTTCTACGGCTTTAGCTCGTCCACTCATCGCTAAGTTGTTGGTAGAAGCGGCGCAAAAGTATGGAGCGGATGCCGTGGCCCATGGTTGTACAGGAAAAGGCAATGACCAAGTCCGTTTTGATTTAGGTATTACGGCACTTAATCCTAATATTAAAATTTTAGCTCCCGCTCGGGAATGGGGTATGAGTAGGGAAGATGCGATCGCCTACGGGGAACAATTTGGCATCGAAGCCCCTGTCAAAAAGTCTTCTCCCTATAGTATAGATCGTAACCTCCTTGGCCGTAGCATTGAAGCCGGACCATTGGAAGATCCTATGACAGAGCCTCCCGAAGAAATTTATGCCATGACAAAATCTGTATTAGAAGCCCCTGACGAGGCAGAATATTTAGAAATAACTTTTGAACAAGGCACTCCCATTGCTGTTAATGGAGTAGCTCTATCCCCTGTAGCTTTGGTTACTAAAATTAATGAAGTGGCTGGGAATCATGGCGTAGGACGTATCGATATGATTGAAAATAGAGTAGTGGGAATCAAATCTCGGGAAATTTATGAAGCCCCCGCTCTATTAGTGCTTATTAAAGCCCATGAAGATTTAGAAAGTTTAACCCTCACCAGCGATGTAACCCATTATAAAAGAGCGCACATAGATGAAACCTATAGCAGAATGATATATGAAGGGTTGTGGTATAGCCCCCTTAAAAATGCCCTAGATGCTTTCATTGAAGAAACTCAAAAAAGGGTTAGCGGTACAGTGAGAATTAAGTTCTTCAAAGGTAGTGCTACCATTGTAGGTAGAAAATCACAATATTCCTTATACGATTCTGATTTATCTACCTATGGAGAAGAAGATCAATTTGACCATAAAGCCGCTGAAGGATTTATCTATGTTTGGGGTTTATCTACCAGAGTTTGGGCAGAAAAAACTAGATCGATAGAAAGTTAA